A genome region from Mytilus trossulus isolate FHL-02 unplaced genomic scaffold, PNRI_Mtr1.1.1.hap1 h1tg000164l___fragment_2___debris__unscaffolded, whole genome shotgun sequence includes the following:
- the LOC134700581 gene encoding uncharacterized protein LOC134700581 yields the protein MTVYVFNLISKSRHISLGRFDMKLIGPSFGIPFVILVTAALFGQVVQNKTYCGLKEERGFLTWHFIIYFLVILLSVVIIAIIYLTMWINVLRQTSIISTTLQQASSVNTKRLAMRLSLYIVVNVIQFGGSVVEGLWISFDEPPLVVRYVHMFAGVAAGTLNGIVYLTVRRE from the exons ATGACCGTTTATGTATTCAATCTGATATCTAAAAGTCGGCATATATCACTTGGCAGGTTTGATATGAAGTTGATCGGTCCTTCGTTTGGGATCCCGTTTGTAATACTTGTAACTGCAGCATTATTTGGCCAAgttgtacaaaataaaacata ctGTGGTCTTAAAGAAGAACGAGGCTTTCTAACCTGGCACTTTATAATTTACTTCCTTGTTATCTTATTGTCCGTTGTCATCATCGCAATTATCTACCTTACCATGTGGATAAATGTCCTGAGGCAAACTTCTATAATAAGTACAACTCTCCAACAAGCATCGTCCGTCAACACTAAGAGGCTTGCCATGAGACTGTCACTATATATAGTGGTCAATGTAATTCAGTTCGGTGGAAGTGTCGTTGAGGGGCTTTGGATATCATTTGATGAACCACCATTGGTAGTGCGGTATGTGCACATGTTTGCAGGAGTTGCAGCTGGAACTTTGAACGGAATTGTATATCTCACAGTGCGTAGGGAATAA